Proteins encoded in a region of the Dendropsophus ebraccatus isolate aDenEbr1 chromosome 11, aDenEbr1.pat, whole genome shotgun sequence genome:
- the SSH2 gene encoding protein phosphatase Slingshot homolog 2 isoform X2, translated as MALVTVQRSPTPSTTSSPCVSSSQLEESETEVFCCQCEDTELLNGTNEADSGEEECRSQPRSISESFLTVKGAALFLPRGNGSSTPRTSHRRNKHAGDLQQHLQAMFTLLRPEDNIRLAVKLESTYQNRTRYMVVVSTNGRQDTEESIVLGMDFSCNDSSCTMGLVLPLWSDTLIHLDGDGGFSVSTDNRVHIFKPVSVQAMWSALQSLHKACEVARANNYYPGSLFLTWVSYYESHINSDQTSVNEWNAMQDVQSHRSDSPVLFTDVPTERERTERLIKIKLREIMMQKDLENITSKEIRTELEMQMVCNLREFKEFIDNEMIVILGQMDSPTEIFDHVYLGSEWNASNLEDLQNRGVRYILNVTREIDNFFPGVFEYHNIRVYDEEGTDLLAFWNDTYKFISKAKKHGAKCLVHCKMGVSRSASTVIAYAMKEYGWNLDRAFDYVKERRTVTKPNPSFMKQLEEYQGILLASKQRHNKLWRSHSDSDLSDHHEPIGKTGMDMSKKDITSSAEQLSDMHHSFTLGPQTDNCNPSCPMSTSLCNTPQAHYEFTSCDYHTGQIEDILNLNTVNGCSARCCSDESSVFLDNCRTDRLTDDLSPVSESLTGQSELPDLTLEDMEKDALKNEVDCHLLPLRDLGSHTGDLPESPDQSSFTSQSEDMSGDRIDFLSALEKFEELSQENRPRTCSTTRADEQVGNVRNCVLKGSWPETTLYESLADKQRSNADVSTPQASEDSSTDEEQPKEVSEPVVQDHLPKSHSENAISVKEIITEIESFNQGAGQCQQKTDNLSSQVQAPKRNTIHDLSLESVWEPESNCKEQSEASAALPHDKSKEQRSKQSSQEDSESSSETNDHQDVLGQAPKWCAGSVRRATMEFEERLRQEQEQQQQHTSAVPTRKNSKNESAFCDSAPKSKLEDSLLDASDGEKDKKVKIKVTGLEPLEPLRSEQSTESQTSQLSEHPFIQMKQDVNHSEPGAKEKENPSPTAELLEKNSPVEFPKKVEHIPGLKCFDNNDNDLSHLEFNSGGEIVELMTSSEAPLENACASISDRSSAQIECLGSLDVTLTSDCAQKEHSPVTHIKDPNIVTPSIIVDLSSPSFQCHPCSIVLEGATEDCTSTDESLGNLSNCTDKYQGDPFMGLGELMQREADSALSQLSHEDLNLINKLTENIRELREVLDVASFSFGLPHSSSSDSIKDLSSNPGVVKQRAKEIEARIRQAGLTTPSQMKRSASLAKLGCLELSKDDLSERDSVSSENNQTYPDILQNSLRIVPGNCESALDMKSEDPPEKLCILSVQDSSGLEPTKHFVEQIKTAECVVKSKPVEKPLVQYAKEFGSTQQGIASPESELTVSQGHLHPPVVLDPSVPLISVTPKHEHGRTHPLRRLKKTNEKKRTTNPLYNTM; from the exons catCAGTGAAAGTTTCCTGACAGTGAAAGGTGCTGCCTTATTCCTTCCACGTGGAAATGGCTCATCTACCCCAAGAACCAGCCATAGGCGCAATAAGCATGCAG GGGACCTTCAGCAACACctccaggccatgttcacactcctCCGCCCCGAGGACAACATCCGTTTG GCCGTAAAATTGGAAAGCACCTACCAGAACCGAACACGTTACATGGTTGTCGTCTCAACAAACGGAAGGCAAGACACGGAGGAGAGCATCGTGCTGGGGATGGATTTTTCATGCAATGACAG TTCTTGTACTATGGGCCTAGTTCTTCCTTTGTGGAGTGACACCCTTATACACCTGGATGGAGATGG GGGGTTTAGCGTATCTACAGATAACAGGGTTCACATATTTAAGCCAGTGTCTGTTCAGGCCATGTG GTCTGCACTGCAAAGCTTGCACAAAGCCTGCGAGGTAGCTCGTGCCAACAACTACTACCCGGGCAGCCTTTTCTTAACGTGGGTTAGTTACTATGAAAGTCATATCAACTCTGACCAGACGTCGGTCAACGAATGGAACGCTATGCAGGATGTCCAGTCCCACCGCTCAGACTCTCCTGTCCTCTTCACTGATGT ACCAACTGAGCGAGAACGCACCGAACGCCTGATCAAAATAAAACTGAGAGAAATCATGATGCAGAAGGACCTGGAAAACATCACATCCAAAGAG ATTCGCACAGAGCTGGAAATGCAGATGGTGTGTAACCTGAGAGAATTCAAAGAGTTCATTGACAATGAAATGATTGTCATCTTAGGACAGATGGATAGCCCCACTGAAATCTTTGACCATGTGTATCTG GGCTCCGAATGGAACGCCTCTAATCTGGAAGATCTGCAGAATAGAGG GGTCAGATACATTTTGAACGTCACTCGGGAGATTGATAACTTTTTCCCTGGTGTCTTTGAGTATCACAATATCCGAGTATATGACGAGGAAGGCACGGACCTGCTGGCTTTCTGGAATGATACGTACAAATTCATCTCTAAAGCAAA AAAACATGGAGCTAAATGTCTTGTGCACTGTAAAATGGGAGTCAGCCGCTCCGCTTCCACTGTGATCGCTTACGCTATGAAGGAGTACGGCTGGAACCTGGATAGAGCTTTTGACTACGTGAAGGAGAGGCGGACCGTTACCAAACCCAACCCGAGTTTCATGAAGCAGCTGGAGGAATATCAGGGCATTCTGCTTGCGAG CAAGCAGAGACACAACAAGCTATGGCGTTCTCACTCAGATAGTGACCTATCCGATCACCACGAACCAATTGGGAAAACCGGGATGGACATGAGCAAAAAGGACATTACATCATCGGCGGAGCAGCTCTCAGACATGCATCATTCCTTTACACTGGGACCTCAAACGGATAACTGTAACCCATCTTGCCCCATGAGCACCTCTCTGTGCAACACACCACAAGCACACTATGAGTTTACATCTTGTGACTATCACACTGGACAAATAGAGGATATTCTGAATCTCAACACCGTGAACGGTTGCTCGGCACGATGCTGCTCTGATGAGTCCTCAGTCTTCCTGGACAATTGTAGAACTGACAGGCTCACGGAcgacttgtctccagtttccGAAAGCTTAACAGGTCAGTCTGAGCTACCTGACCTGACGCTGGAAGACATGGAGAAGGATGCACTGAAGAACGAAGTCgactgccatctcctgccactaAGGGATCTAGGATCACACACGGGTGATCTCCCGGAATCTCCTGATCAATCCTCTTTCACCTCCCAATCTGAGGACATGAGCGGGGACAGAATTGATTTTTTAAGTGCACTGGAAAAGTTTGAAGAATTATCTCAGGAGAATCGGCCACGGACGTGCTCCACAACCCGAGCAGATGAGCAAGTTGGCAATGTTAGAAACTGTGTCCTGAAAGGTTCCTGGCCAGAGACGACATTGTATGAGAGCCTTGCAGATAAACAGAGATCAAATGCAGATGTCAGCACCCCACAGGCCTCTGAGGACTCGTCTACAGATGAGGAGCAGCCAAAG gaGGTCTCTGAACCAGTTGTTCAAGATCATCTCCCCAAATCTCACTCGGAAAATGCAATATCTGTCAAAGAGATAATCACGGAGATCGAGTCCTTCAACCAGGGAGCAGGCCAGTGCCAACAGAAAACAGACAATCTGTCTAGCCAAGTGCAAGCACCAAAGAGAAATACAATCCACGATTTGTCACTTGAATCTGTCTGGGAGCCAGAAAGCAACTGCAAGGAGCAAAGCGAGGCTAGCGCAGCACTGCCACACGACAAGTCTAAAGAGCAGAGGAGTAAACAAAGTTCTCAGGAGGATTCGGAAAGCTCCAGTGAAACAAATGACCATCAGGACGTTCTAGGTCAGGCTCCCAAGTGGTGTGCCGGCTCTGTCAGAAGGGCCACAATGGAGTTTGAGGAACGCTTGAGGCAagagcaggagcagcagcagcagcacacttcTGCTGTGCCAACAAGGAAAAATTCCAAGAATGAATCCGCTTTTTGTGATTCTGCTCCCAAAAGTAAACTTGAAGACTCTTTGCTTGATGCTTCAGATGGTGAAAAGGATAAAAAGGTCAAAATAAAAGTTACAGGGTTAGAGCCTTTGGAGCCTCTCCGATCTGAGCAATCTACGGAGTCACAGACATCTCAATTGTCTGAACATCCTTTTATTCAGATGAAGCAGGACGTGAATCATTCGGAACCTGGAGCTAAAGAAAAAGAGAATCCGTCGCCTACTGCCGAACTTTTAGAGAAAAATAGTCCAGTAGAGTTTCCAAAGAAAGTCGAACATATCCCTGGACTTAAGTGTTTTGATAACAATGACAATGACCTCTCTCATCTGGAGTTCAATAGTGGAGGGGAAATTGTAGAGCTGATGACATCTTCAGAAGCACCTTTAGAAAACGCCTGTGCAAGTATATCGGACAGGTCCTCTGCACAAATAGAATGCCTGGGTTCCCTGGACGTAACCTTAACATCTGACTGTGCCCAGAAAGAGCATAGTCCTGTAACACATATAAAAGATCCCAATATAGTCACTCCTAGTATAATTGTAGATTTATCTAGTCCCAGTTTCCAGTGTCACCCATGCTCCATCGTTTTAGAAGGTGCCACCGAAGACTGCACCAGTACTGATGAAAGTTTAGGCAACCTGTCGAACTGTACGGACAAGTACCAAGGGGACCCCTTCATGGGCCTTGGGGAGTTAATGCAAAGGGAAGCAGACAGTGCCTTGTCCCAGCTGAGCCATGAAGATCTCAATTTAATCAACAAGCTAACAGAGAATATACGGGAACTGCGTGAAGTGCTGGATGTCGCGTCCTTCTCTTTTGGCCTTCCCCATAGTTCTAGCAGCGACAGCATCAAAGACTTGAGTAGCAACCCTGGCGTTGTCAAACAGAGAGCCAAGGAGATAGAGGCACGGATTCGGCAAGCTGGTCTCACCACTCCGTCCCAGATGAAACGTTCTGCGTCTCTGGCCAAGCTGGGCTGCTTAGAACTCTCTAAAGATGATTTGTCAGAGAGGGACTCTGTGTCATCGGAAAATAATCAAACTTACCCCGACATTCTTCAGAATTCTCTCCGGATTGTGCCAGGGAATTGCGAATCTGCTTTAGATATGAAATCTGAAGATCCACCTGAAAAACTCTGCATCCTTTCTGTCCAGGACTCCTCGGGACTGGAACCCACAAAACATTTTGTAGAACAGATCAAAACGGCAGAGTGTGTCGTAAAGAGCAAACCAGTGGAAAAGCCTCTTGTGCAGTATGCCAAAGAGTTTGGTTCAACTCAGCAGGGTATAGCAAGTCCTGAGTCTGAATTAACTGTTTCCCAGGGGCACCTTCACCCACCAGTGGTACTAGACCCCTCAGTCCCACTAATAAGTGTCACCCCCAAGCACGAACATGGTAGAACTCATCCTTTACGAAGACTTAAAAAGACCAATGAGAAGAAGAGGACAACCAATCCACTATATAATACCAT
- the SSH2 gene encoding protein phosphatase Slingshot homolog 2 isoform X1, which yields MALVTVQRSPTPSTTSSPCVSSSQLEESETEVFCCQCEDTELLNGTNEADSGEEECRSQPRSISESFLTVKGAALFLPRGNGSSTPRTSHRRNKHAGDLQQHLQAMFTLLRPEDNIRLAVKLESTYQNRTRYMVVVSTNGRQDTEESIVLGMDFSCNDSSSCTMGLVLPLWSDTLIHLDGDGGFSVSTDNRVHIFKPVSVQAMWSALQSLHKACEVARANNYYPGSLFLTWVSYYESHINSDQTSVNEWNAMQDVQSHRSDSPVLFTDVPTERERTERLIKIKLREIMMQKDLENITSKEIRTELEMQMVCNLREFKEFIDNEMIVILGQMDSPTEIFDHVYLGSEWNASNLEDLQNRGVRYILNVTREIDNFFPGVFEYHNIRVYDEEGTDLLAFWNDTYKFISKAKKHGAKCLVHCKMGVSRSASTVIAYAMKEYGWNLDRAFDYVKERRTVTKPNPSFMKQLEEYQGILLASKQRHNKLWRSHSDSDLSDHHEPIGKTGMDMSKKDITSSAEQLSDMHHSFTLGPQTDNCNPSCPMSTSLCNTPQAHYEFTSCDYHTGQIEDILNLNTVNGCSARCCSDESSVFLDNCRTDRLTDDLSPVSESLTGQSELPDLTLEDMEKDALKNEVDCHLLPLRDLGSHTGDLPESPDQSSFTSQSEDMSGDRIDFLSALEKFEELSQENRPRTCSTTRADEQVGNVRNCVLKGSWPETTLYESLADKQRSNADVSTPQASEDSSTDEEQPKEVSEPVVQDHLPKSHSENAISVKEIITEIESFNQGAGQCQQKTDNLSSQVQAPKRNTIHDLSLESVWEPESNCKEQSEASAALPHDKSKEQRSKQSSQEDSESSSETNDHQDVLGQAPKWCAGSVRRATMEFEERLRQEQEQQQQHTSAVPTRKNSKNESAFCDSAPKSKLEDSLLDASDGEKDKKVKIKVTGLEPLEPLRSEQSTESQTSQLSEHPFIQMKQDVNHSEPGAKEKENPSPTAELLEKNSPVEFPKKVEHIPGLKCFDNNDNDLSHLEFNSGGEIVELMTSSEAPLENACASISDRSSAQIECLGSLDVTLTSDCAQKEHSPVTHIKDPNIVTPSIIVDLSSPSFQCHPCSIVLEGATEDCTSTDESLGNLSNCTDKYQGDPFMGLGELMQREADSALSQLSHEDLNLINKLTENIRELREVLDVASFSFGLPHSSSSDSIKDLSSNPGVVKQRAKEIEARIRQAGLTTPSQMKRSASLAKLGCLELSKDDLSERDSVSSENNQTYPDILQNSLRIVPGNCESALDMKSEDPPEKLCILSVQDSSGLEPTKHFVEQIKTAECVVKSKPVEKPLVQYAKEFGSTQQGIASPESELTVSQGHLHPPVVLDPSVPLISVTPKHEHGRTHPLRRLKKTNEKKRTTNPLYNTM from the exons catCAGTGAAAGTTTCCTGACAGTGAAAGGTGCTGCCTTATTCCTTCCACGTGGAAATGGCTCATCTACCCCAAGAACCAGCCATAGGCGCAATAAGCATGCAG GGGACCTTCAGCAACACctccaggccatgttcacactcctCCGCCCCGAGGACAACATCCGTTTG GCCGTAAAATTGGAAAGCACCTACCAGAACCGAACACGTTACATGGTTGTCGTCTCAACAAACGGAAGGCAAGACACGGAGGAGAGCATCGTGCTGGGGATGGATTTTTCATGCAATGACAG tagTTCTTGTACTATGGGCCTAGTTCTTCCTTTGTGGAGTGACACCCTTATACACCTGGATGGAGATGG GGGGTTTAGCGTATCTACAGATAACAGGGTTCACATATTTAAGCCAGTGTCTGTTCAGGCCATGTG GTCTGCACTGCAAAGCTTGCACAAAGCCTGCGAGGTAGCTCGTGCCAACAACTACTACCCGGGCAGCCTTTTCTTAACGTGGGTTAGTTACTATGAAAGTCATATCAACTCTGACCAGACGTCGGTCAACGAATGGAACGCTATGCAGGATGTCCAGTCCCACCGCTCAGACTCTCCTGTCCTCTTCACTGATGT ACCAACTGAGCGAGAACGCACCGAACGCCTGATCAAAATAAAACTGAGAGAAATCATGATGCAGAAGGACCTGGAAAACATCACATCCAAAGAG ATTCGCACAGAGCTGGAAATGCAGATGGTGTGTAACCTGAGAGAATTCAAAGAGTTCATTGACAATGAAATGATTGTCATCTTAGGACAGATGGATAGCCCCACTGAAATCTTTGACCATGTGTATCTG GGCTCCGAATGGAACGCCTCTAATCTGGAAGATCTGCAGAATAGAGG GGTCAGATACATTTTGAACGTCACTCGGGAGATTGATAACTTTTTCCCTGGTGTCTTTGAGTATCACAATATCCGAGTATATGACGAGGAAGGCACGGACCTGCTGGCTTTCTGGAATGATACGTACAAATTCATCTCTAAAGCAAA AAAACATGGAGCTAAATGTCTTGTGCACTGTAAAATGGGAGTCAGCCGCTCCGCTTCCACTGTGATCGCTTACGCTATGAAGGAGTACGGCTGGAACCTGGATAGAGCTTTTGACTACGTGAAGGAGAGGCGGACCGTTACCAAACCCAACCCGAGTTTCATGAAGCAGCTGGAGGAATATCAGGGCATTCTGCTTGCGAG CAAGCAGAGACACAACAAGCTATGGCGTTCTCACTCAGATAGTGACCTATCCGATCACCACGAACCAATTGGGAAAACCGGGATGGACATGAGCAAAAAGGACATTACATCATCGGCGGAGCAGCTCTCAGACATGCATCATTCCTTTACACTGGGACCTCAAACGGATAACTGTAACCCATCTTGCCCCATGAGCACCTCTCTGTGCAACACACCACAAGCACACTATGAGTTTACATCTTGTGACTATCACACTGGACAAATAGAGGATATTCTGAATCTCAACACCGTGAACGGTTGCTCGGCACGATGCTGCTCTGATGAGTCCTCAGTCTTCCTGGACAATTGTAGAACTGACAGGCTCACGGAcgacttgtctccagtttccGAAAGCTTAACAGGTCAGTCTGAGCTACCTGACCTGACGCTGGAAGACATGGAGAAGGATGCACTGAAGAACGAAGTCgactgccatctcctgccactaAGGGATCTAGGATCACACACGGGTGATCTCCCGGAATCTCCTGATCAATCCTCTTTCACCTCCCAATCTGAGGACATGAGCGGGGACAGAATTGATTTTTTAAGTGCACTGGAAAAGTTTGAAGAATTATCTCAGGAGAATCGGCCACGGACGTGCTCCACAACCCGAGCAGATGAGCAAGTTGGCAATGTTAGAAACTGTGTCCTGAAAGGTTCCTGGCCAGAGACGACATTGTATGAGAGCCTTGCAGATAAACAGAGATCAAATGCAGATGTCAGCACCCCACAGGCCTCTGAGGACTCGTCTACAGATGAGGAGCAGCCAAAG gaGGTCTCTGAACCAGTTGTTCAAGATCATCTCCCCAAATCTCACTCGGAAAATGCAATATCTGTCAAAGAGATAATCACGGAGATCGAGTCCTTCAACCAGGGAGCAGGCCAGTGCCAACAGAAAACAGACAATCTGTCTAGCCAAGTGCAAGCACCAAAGAGAAATACAATCCACGATTTGTCACTTGAATCTGTCTGGGAGCCAGAAAGCAACTGCAAGGAGCAAAGCGAGGCTAGCGCAGCACTGCCACACGACAAGTCTAAAGAGCAGAGGAGTAAACAAAGTTCTCAGGAGGATTCGGAAAGCTCCAGTGAAACAAATGACCATCAGGACGTTCTAGGTCAGGCTCCCAAGTGGTGTGCCGGCTCTGTCAGAAGGGCCACAATGGAGTTTGAGGAACGCTTGAGGCAagagcaggagcagcagcagcagcacacttcTGCTGTGCCAACAAGGAAAAATTCCAAGAATGAATCCGCTTTTTGTGATTCTGCTCCCAAAAGTAAACTTGAAGACTCTTTGCTTGATGCTTCAGATGGTGAAAAGGATAAAAAGGTCAAAATAAAAGTTACAGGGTTAGAGCCTTTGGAGCCTCTCCGATCTGAGCAATCTACGGAGTCACAGACATCTCAATTGTCTGAACATCCTTTTATTCAGATGAAGCAGGACGTGAATCATTCGGAACCTGGAGCTAAAGAAAAAGAGAATCCGTCGCCTACTGCCGAACTTTTAGAGAAAAATAGTCCAGTAGAGTTTCCAAAGAAAGTCGAACATATCCCTGGACTTAAGTGTTTTGATAACAATGACAATGACCTCTCTCATCTGGAGTTCAATAGTGGAGGGGAAATTGTAGAGCTGATGACATCTTCAGAAGCACCTTTAGAAAACGCCTGTGCAAGTATATCGGACAGGTCCTCTGCACAAATAGAATGCCTGGGTTCCCTGGACGTAACCTTAACATCTGACTGTGCCCAGAAAGAGCATAGTCCTGTAACACATATAAAAGATCCCAATATAGTCACTCCTAGTATAATTGTAGATTTATCTAGTCCCAGTTTCCAGTGTCACCCATGCTCCATCGTTTTAGAAGGTGCCACCGAAGACTGCACCAGTACTGATGAAAGTTTAGGCAACCTGTCGAACTGTACGGACAAGTACCAAGGGGACCCCTTCATGGGCCTTGGGGAGTTAATGCAAAGGGAAGCAGACAGTGCCTTGTCCCAGCTGAGCCATGAAGATCTCAATTTAATCAACAAGCTAACAGAGAATATACGGGAACTGCGTGAAGTGCTGGATGTCGCGTCCTTCTCTTTTGGCCTTCCCCATAGTTCTAGCAGCGACAGCATCAAAGACTTGAGTAGCAACCCTGGCGTTGTCAAACAGAGAGCCAAGGAGATAGAGGCACGGATTCGGCAAGCTGGTCTCACCACTCCGTCCCAGATGAAACGTTCTGCGTCTCTGGCCAAGCTGGGCTGCTTAGAACTCTCTAAAGATGATTTGTCAGAGAGGGACTCTGTGTCATCGGAAAATAATCAAACTTACCCCGACATTCTTCAGAATTCTCTCCGGATTGTGCCAGGGAATTGCGAATCTGCTTTAGATATGAAATCTGAAGATCCACCTGAAAAACTCTGCATCCTTTCTGTCCAGGACTCCTCGGGACTGGAACCCACAAAACATTTTGTAGAACAGATCAAAACGGCAGAGTGTGTCGTAAAGAGCAAACCAGTGGAAAAGCCTCTTGTGCAGTATGCCAAAGAGTTTGGTTCAACTCAGCAGGGTATAGCAAGTCCTGAGTCTGAATTAACTGTTTCCCAGGGGCACCTTCACCCACCAGTGGTACTAGACCCCTCAGTCCCACTAATAAGTGTCACCCCCAAGCACGAACATGGTAGAACTCATCCTTTACGAAGACTTAAAAAGACCAATGAGAAGAAGAGGACAACCAATCCACTATATAATACCAT